From the genome of Camelus dromedarius isolate mCamDro1 chromosome 19, mCamDro1.pat, whole genome shotgun sequence, one region includes:
- the LOC105101137 gene encoding LOW QUALITY PROTEIN: olfactory receptor 10C1 (The sequence of the model RefSeq protein was modified relative to this genomic sequence to represent the inferred CDS: deleted 1 base in 1 codon), which yields MSANASTVPEFTLAGSSRRAQPQGLLFSFFLAASVLTVAGNLLVVALVSAAAALQSPVYFFLRTPSALEISYTSVTLPLLLHQLRTGQRHIPRSGCALQMFFFLFVGATECCLLAAMAYDRYAAICAPLRYPLLLSRRKCLGLAGSAWACGAMVGPGHTSFIFSLPCCGPNTIPHFLCEIQPVLQLVACGDTSLNELQVILAAALLILCPFGLILGSYRRILATVSRIPSAAGRRKAFSTCSSHLVVVSVFYGTAVFTYIRPKAGYDPATDPLVSLFYAVVTPILNPIIYSLWNTDVKAALRRTIQKMGPAKI from the exons ATGAGTGCAAACGCCTCCACGGTGCCTGAGTTCACTCTCGCGGGCTCCTCCCGCCGGGCTCAGCCCcagggcttgctcttctccttctttctcgCGGCCTCCGTGCTCACCGTGGCTGGCAACCTGCTCGTCGTGGCGCTGGTCTCAGCGGCCGCTGCCCTCCAGTCCCCCGTGTACTTCTTCCTGCGGACCCCCTCGGCCCTGGAGATTAGCTACACGTCTGTCACCCTGCCCCTGCTGCTTCACCAGCTCCGCACCGGTCAGCGCCACATCCCTCGCTCTGGCTGTGCTCTCCAgatgttcttctttctctttgtcgGTGCCACAGAGTGTTGCCTCCTGGCtgccatggcctatgaccgctatgcAGCCATATGCGCACCCCTCCGTTACCCTCTGCTGCTGAGCCGTCGGAAGTGCCTGGGGCTGGCCGGCTCAGCGTGGGCCTGCGGAGCTATGGTGGGCCCGGGCCACACTTCCTTCATCTTCTCCTTGCCCTGCTGTGGCCCCAACACCATCCCGCACTTCTTATGTGAGATCCAGCCCGTGCTGCAGCTGGTA GCATGCGGAGACACCTCCCTCAATGAACTGCAGGTTATCCTGGCCGCTGCGCTCCTCATCCTCTGCCCCTTCGGTCTCATCCTGGGCTCCTACAGGCGCATCCTGGCTACTGTCTCCCGGATCCCTTCTGCTGCTGGCCGCCGCaaggccttctccacctgctcctcaCACCTGGTGGTGGTCTCCGTCTTCTACGGCACTGCCGTCTTTACCTACATTCGCCCCAAGGCCGGCTACGATCCCGCCACTGACCCTCTGGTCTCCCTCTTCTATGCCGTTGTCACCCCCATCCTCAATCCCATCATCTATAGCCTATGGAACACTGATGTCAAGGCTGCCCTAAGGAGAACCATCCAGAAGATGGGCCCAGCGAAGATTTGA